A single window of Methanoculleus oceani DNA harbors:
- the dapB gene encoding 4-hydroxy-tetrahydrodipicolinate reductase: MVKVVVSGALGRMGTMIGRIVDEAPDLELVGGVDVREGTLFGTEVVPAARIDAFLKEKKPDVLIDFTVAAAAVENIRAAARNNVALVVGTTGFSPEQRETIRGAVEGHVPAVISSNFSVGVNIFWKLVREAARELGDYDIEVTEAHHRYKKDAPSGTAKTILEILDQELGGREKVYGRVGETERKGEIGVHAIRGGDIVGDHSVLFAGNFECIEISHRAYDRAVFAQGAVRAARWVSGREPRIYTMQEVLGL; this comes from the coding sequence ATGGTTAAGGTAGTCGTATCCGGGGCCCTGGGGCGTATGGGCACCATGATCGGCCGGATCGTCGACGAGGCTCCCGATCTGGAACTGGTCGGGGGCGTCGACGTGCGGGAGGGAACGCTCTTCGGGACCGAGGTCGTCCCTGCGGCGAGGATCGATGCGTTCCTGAAAGAAAAGAAGCCCGACGTCCTGATCGACTTCACCGTTGCAGCCGCCGCGGTCGAGAACATCAGGGCGGCAGCCAGAAACAACGTGGCGCTCGTCGTCGGGACGACCGGGTTCTCCCCCGAGCAGAGGGAAACGATCCGGGGCGCCGTCGAGGGGCATGTCCCCGCGGTGATATCGAGCAACTTCTCGGTCGGTGTCAACATCTTCTGGAAACTCGTGCGGGAAGCGGCCCGCGAGCTCGGCGACTACGATATCGAGGTCACGGAAGCCCACCACCGCTACAAGAAGGACGCCCCGAGCGGCACGGCAAAGACCATCCTCGAGATCCTCGACCAGGAACTCGGGGGCCGCGAGAAGGTTTACGGCCGCGTCGGTGAGACGGAACGGAAAGGCGAGATAGGCGTTCACGCCATCCGCGGCGGCGATATCGTCGGCGATCACTCCGTCCTCTTCGCGGGGAACTTCGAGTGCATCGAGATCTCCCACCGCGCCTACGACCGGGCGGTCTTCGCGCAGGGCGCCGTCCGGGCCGCACGGTGGGTCTCCGGCAGGGAACCGCGCATCTATACCATGCAGGAAGTCCTCGGGCTATGA
- the asd gene encoding aspartate-semialdehyde dehydrogenase, whose translation MINVGVLGATGAVGQRFVQLLADHPWFNLQTLTASERSAGKPYGKVVNWRLDAPYPDNVSDIVVTPTTVESLKDCDLVFSALPAEVATSLETEIAGAGIAVCSNARSHRMDPDVPLVIPEVNPDHLGLIDVQRDRGSGGFIVTNPNCSTIVLTLALAPLRSFEFHDVRAATMQAISGGGFAGVSAMDIYDNVIPYIGSEEEKIETETLKIMGTFNGSEVIPAPFSVSASCNRVPVIDGHTIAVWIDVKESVAEVKKAYATFKSPFSNLPLQPAKAVELLEQSDRPQPRLDRNRGRGMTVSVGRIREGLRFVALGHNTIRGAAGASVLNAELIYSRKYL comes from the coding sequence ATGATAAATGTAGGAGTGCTTGGTGCCACAGGAGCGGTGGGACAGCGCTTCGTTCAGCTATTAGCGGATCATCCCTGGTTTAATCTCCAGACACTCACCGCTTCAGAACGGAGTGCAGGAAAACCGTATGGTAAGGTGGTCAACTGGCGTCTTGATGCGCCGTACCCGGACAACGTCAGCGATATCGTCGTCACTCCCACAACCGTCGAGAGCCTGAAGGACTGCGACCTCGTCTTCTCGGCGCTGCCCGCCGAAGTGGCGACGTCCCTTGAGACGGAGATCGCCGGTGCGGGCATCGCCGTCTGCAGCAACGCCCGGTCGCACCGCATGGACCCCGACGTCCCGCTGGTGATCCCGGAGGTCAATCCGGATCACCTGGGCCTGATCGACGTCCAGCGGGACCGCGGAAGCGGGGGGTTCATCGTGACCAACCCGAACTGCTCGACGATCGTCCTTACGCTGGCCCTTGCACCCCTGCGGTCGTTCGAGTTCCACGACGTGCGTGCGGCGACCATGCAGGCAATCTCGGGAGGCGGATTTGCCGGCGTCTCCGCCATGGACATCTATGACAACGTCATCCCTTACATCGGCTCTGAGGAGGAGAAGATCGAGACCGAGACGTTGAAGATCATGGGGACGTTCAACGGCTCCGAGGTGATCCCGGCCCCGTTCAGCGTGAGCGCAAGCTGCAACAGGGTCCCCGTCATCGACGGACACACCATTGCGGTCTGGATCGACGTGAAAGAATCGGTTGCCGAAGTGAAAAAAGCTTACGCAACATTTAAGTCCCCCTTCAGCAATCTACCTTTACAGCCGGCAAAGGCAGTTGAGCTCCTCGAGCAGTCCGACCGTCCGCAGCCACGGCTCGACCGTAACCGGGGGCGGGGTATGACGGTCTCCGTCGGGAGAATCCGGGAAGGATTACGGTTCGTTGC
- a CDS encoding 4Fe-4S binding protein produces MPAVVDIEKCTACETCVDVCPASAISMEDGKAKVDVDLCVDCETCVDECPSEAISME; encoded by the coding sequence GTGCCAGCAGTTGTTGATATTGAGAAGTGTACCGCCTGTGAGACCTGCGTGGATGTCTGCCCGGCTTCAGCCATCAGCATGGAAGACGGCAAAGCAAAAGTCGACGTCGATCTCTGCGTTGATTGCGAGACCTGCGTCGACGAGTGCCCGTCCGAGGCAATATCGATGGAATAA